aacaaaacccaatTCTTTCAACCTCTCGTTGGTACACTATCTTTATTCATCTACTAGAAAAGAGAAAGTGATAAAATAAGGCAAAATAGAAAATTGGAAAGACAATTGAACAAAATTTCAGCTCTGCTCTTTCACTGTTGTCATAATGCCCCAGAAAAACACTTACCACTGATTTCAGGTTTACTACAGACACGTCCAGAAGGGAAATCTGCCACCATAGCTGATTCACCATGCTAGGATTTAAAGGGCTCTAGTAAACAAAGGTGAATTTATATAGTGCTTCCCTAAATGAGggccataatattttaaaatatttttaatgaaatactcAAACTACTACCATCTAAAAGAATTATTTAGAACATATTACCTACCTAATCTGTAGCTCTGGAAACTGGATCTCCTGAAAATTCTGGgtattaataaaagtaattaaCCACAGAGAACTGAATCAATATCTAATCCTAGAATAGTTTATTGATCAGATATATAAATTATTAGCTGTGAAAAATTTAGCACAATATGGAAGCAAAGTAGAAAAATTAgtgtttgaaaaattaaaatattatgacTAATTCTTTGCAGCAACAATGTCCTATCACTGTAATTTGAGgataaaaactattatttttaacatatacTAACATTACTATTTGAATAAGGGCTAAGaatgtaatatataataataaaaaatgattagaaaaacaacaagtTCAAATAGCTGGGCATGGTatggagttttatttttaaaacacgaATTTCACTCTCTTCAGTACTTGGGTAGAGAAGCTGAGACTGAATTTTCTCTCCACATCAAGTGCTATAAGAGAATTGCATTATTTTAACCTTTGGAAAAACTCAGTTGTCTTCACAAGATTCTGAGTTTCTTAAGTCTTCAGAATGTCACACTTGCACATGGGGCATGTCCTATGGGCTAAAAGCCAGGGGTCAATGCAAGCCTTATGGAAAAAGTGTTTGCAAGTTAAAATTCGCACTACATCTTGGGGTTTATATATGTCAAAGCAAACAACACAATTGTCTTCATCTGGATCTAGTTCCTTATCCCCTTCTTCGAGCACTCGCAGTTGAAGCTGACCAATAGCTTTCTTCACATCTGCCTTTATCTGTCTTCGTCTCCGGGTGGAAGAATTGGGCACTCTAGGTCTCCAGGCACAATACAAGAAGAGGTAGGCAATTGTGGCAGCCAGGAATGTAAACAAAGACATGACATAATGGCTCAGCCATGGCATGTGCATTCTCCCTACTTCAATTATGATCGTTACATAGACTCCTTTCTGAATCAAGTGCAAAAGTTCCATGCCTTTCAAGTTGCCTATCATCACTGCCACTATATTTTCTGTTCCCTGGTGAGACATAGGAAATACTTTGTTGCCCGTACCTGGATAGTTATAGATGATCACCCCATTTGCTCCCTTCTCTGCCGCCACATTGATTTTATGTGTAAAGGTACAGCCTCCCCGTTCAATGAGGGCCAGCCAAGAGTCTGCCTGCTCAGGCCTGCTGAAATTGGTCATAGGATTACAAGCGTTCTGATTCCATCCTTCAGGAAGTACCACCACACCAGACACCCTTTCCAGAGGAGAATGATTCCCGAACACTCCACTCTCTCCTAATTCTGATATAATCCGATTTCCCACCTGAAATGTTATATTCAGGTGGGCTGTCCAAATTGCTTTTCCTTTTGAGTCAGGAAGGCTAAGCAGTAGAAAGATGCTAAGTCTCAATAGTCCAGATGAAACAGAACTATGAGTTGAAGGATAAATCATAAGTAGGTTCATTCCTCCATTTATCTATTaactaaaaaacatgaaaaacaaaacaacatcaattgaaaagaaagtaaagaagctGGCTAATTGTTGGCAGTAGATAAAGCACATAAATGGAAAAGGTCTACGTGGATCAAAGGTATCTTGCTCTGTCCAGCATTTTTATTTTGGGTAGTTTATCTTTCTTATAGTGAAAGAAAACAGCAAGGGTTATTATTAGTACAATGTGATTTCATGAAAATTATGACTTCCTAATGGGGAAATTGTGACATCAGAGGTGGTTAAACCAATCCAAGAGTTTATATTAGTGCACTGAATACTGAAATCCTATTGGCTAAAAAGCTACTAAGCACTGACTCATGGTATATAAAAATTTGAATAAACTCTAAAGTAAACAATagataaggcttttttttttaaagtcctgaaTTTCTTTCCTATTATGTGACAAATTGAAAACACCAATAACCACAtcaaattatttgtttttctatctATAAGTCAAATATAGAAACCACTCATGAATGAGTGCCCATATCTGGCCAGTCACTTGCTCTCCTATATGAGTCCATGCCACCCAATTGCCATTCTGTTGGAAGCCGGAGCAAATCATGCTAATCTTGTCAAACATTAAATGCTTAAGCCAGGCTTAAAGATTCAAACCAAGGAAAATTAAGGATAAACTTAACCTTGTTGCCTTGATATACTGCTCTTTTACAAGGTGAATTCAACTTTATTCTTTGAAATACCTGCTGAGAATCCACTATATATATGACAAATGGTAAGTGTAGGGCAtacattaaataaagaaaatcagacaTAATCTCATTCTTGGGGAGTTTATTATCTAGTGAGAGCAAATATCAAACAAACCCACTTATATAACTGCAAATCATGAAAAGGGCTATGAAGGGAAAGCACAGAATGccaagagaaagaataaatgtgAAAGAGGGCAAAATTTAGATTAAGGAACAAGGAATACTGCTCTAAGAAAATTATATTTAGCCCAATATTTGAAAGATAAATCAAGTTAATCCAGCAAAGAATGGGGTAAGAAATTTTCAGGCAGAAGAAATAGCTGTTTCAAGACCTTAAGATGGGAAGAAACATGTCAAGTTACAGGATCTGAAAGAAAATGAGTTTACTTATAGCAGAGGAAGTGAGGGAGAACTAAGGGTGATGAAGGAGGAAAGACAAACAGAAATCACAGCATTCAGGGTCGTAAACGATGGAATACGGATTTTGGATTATGACCCCAGTACAAGAGAAAGATACCAAAGCATTcaaagggggaggggagtgaTTTAAACACGTTTCAAAATGTGTCCTTTTTAAAAGTACACTTTGCTTCATGAGGAAAATGGACTggaggtggggaaaaataaatattacatatcagactaaatatcattttctTAGAGAGGTATGCCTGGCTCTCTAATCTAAGGTTGGtgccctttcttttctcaaaatcccagTGTCATATGATTGGACTCTGTGTGTGTCAGGAAGCGAGCTCTTGCTTGGTAACAATGGGAGCACAGTAAGAGGATTGTTAGCTTGGCAACAAGTATTTgtgaaactgaatttttaaagtatattccaAACAAGAGATATGTCTACCTGAAGAAGGTGATGGAGTAGagtaggagaaaagagaaagtctAGTCAGACTAGACTAGATATCATCAGAAAGTTCTTAACTGAGTTCAAGATCCTTAGAGGTGCCAGCAGCTCATGAAGAGGTTCACATAGGCAGAGTCAGCACTGGAGAAATAAGGCAACAGTTACTGAGGATGGGGTCTCAGGAAGATAAAAACTCCCTAACAGGAGCTGAGGCAAAGAGCGGGTGGGATCAGACCCAGGTCTAATTGATAACTGAACCCAGAAGCTTCTAGGAGAAGGTTTCTGAGTATTTACACAGCCTTGGTCTAGGTTCTGCTACCAAGGTGGTAACAAATTTTGGATTTAGGAAAAGAAGTTCAACTGCCAAGATAGAAGAGAGAATGGGAATGGGATCCAGGCAGGCCATTATGTAGACAGAAAATCATGAACTTTACTCAAAATGTtcgtttattattatttatgttaTCCAACGTAATAACTTTCATGACTACTTGCAACTCTGGAAATTAAGTATATTAAAGGGGGAAAAACAGCCATAGGAGAGATAGCACATTTTAAATCACTTACCAACCATTATTTCTTAGCTATGTAAGCCAGGACTATTATTCTTATTCATTTGTCTAGGTACCTTAGGAAATGCTGGGATCTACAAGGAAAATTTAACTTGTGTAAGAGTTTCTAAACTCCAGTGAGGCCTTGGTGGTATTAAAGAAAGGTAATACATAACAGTGCCTAGCTCAAAAGAGTTTGAATCGATGCTCAACATGATCAGGTTTACTACACTTAGAGGAATACTTTGCACTGCTTTAGTTCTGACCTTTATAACCATTCCCATAGTCCAGAATTTTACTACAGGATTTACCTCCCCACCCCAATTGGTCTTCAATCTCAGTGCCTGAGGAAGCAAACTCTGGatctttggaatttcctgtgaTAGGAGTGTCTTTTCTTCGTGGTCTGTTAGTACACATGCTAAGGGGATGACATGGAGGGACCACCAAATCTGCAGCCTTGGGGTGGGGACTGGCCATACCAGAAAGAACCACCATTTGATTAGGGGATTGTGGCTTTGAACCAGATCATATCAGTCCACTTCCCCAACctctgggaagggaagggagctaCAGAGTGAGTTCATCTTTGTGGACATTGATTCTGTAACATGCCTATGTAATGAAACCACATATGCACTTGGGACACTCAAAGCCCCAGTGAGCTTCCATGATTGAGAAGATACATCTCTGTGTGATGAAAGGACATGAAAGCTTGCATTTGAGACCCTCCCAGACCTCACACTTGTTtccttttactataataaaatgataataataagcaTAACTCTTTCAGTGAGCTCTGTGAGTCATTCTAGCAAATTATTAAATCCAAGGAGTTGGCAAGAACCCTAAATTTGTAGGTACTTGGTCAGAGATACAGGTAGCCTGGGTCCCAAAAATTGCCTGAAGAACAATTTTCTGGTACCTGAAGAACAATTTTCCAGAGGATTGCACGTAACCTTCAGAGCCTGGCCTAACTCTGGGTTGTCAGAGTCAGCATTGATTTGGATTGTTATTGCAGCCTGCAGTTGCTACATAAGTTTTTGCTACATTACACACTTGTGTAAGGGTTTCTAACTCCATGAAGCCTTTAATATCTAAAAGAAAGGGCATACTCATTGATGTTTCTCAACACATAACAGAGTGCCTGGCTCAGAAGGGTTTGTTTGAATGAGTATTCATGGATGAATACTTTCCACTGTTTTAGTTCTGGCTTTTAtaatcatttccatagtctagaATTTCACAATAGCATCATCTGATCTCCCTAACCCAGTTTCGTTCACCTCAAATTCACTCTGTTGCCAGATCCAAACTACAGAAAAAAGTATTGAACTTGATGCTTGCATTTCTGGTTGCTTACATACCTCCCTCTATACAAAGGATAACATCCAAGCTCCTAGCAATGGCATACAAACCTATCCAGTCTGGTTGTCCTTCCATCAATCCAGCTTATTTTCTACTATTGTCAGACCTGAAATTTGTGCTTCTTTAATTCAAATAGCTTATAGTGTCCTGTGCTCCTATTCCAACTGTCAGTACATAGTACCTTCTACAGATTTTGTCCCTTCTACAAAACTGTTCCTATGATACAGTGGTTGCAAATTGGCCCACCTACTTCCCTCCCTGCATCTCTGTTCCCTTGCAATATGATTTAGCAGTTACTCTCACAAAGACGCGGTATTTATTTCCACACCTCTTGAATAGAGAAGACTTGACCAATAGAGTACAGTGCAAGTGATGGTATGCCAACTCCAAGCCTAATCCTCAATTACCTTgcattcttctctctctgtcttggaGTCCTGCCACCAAGAGAACAAGGCTTATCTGATAAAGGCTGTCAGACAGACAGCTAGACTGTCCTAGCCATGGCCACCCTAGATTAACCTACAGACAGGTAGCCTGTAACAAGTGAGAAAGCACGACAGAGGTACCAGAGCTGCCTATACCTTCCAATGGTGACCAACGACACAAAAGTAAGCCTTGCAAAGACCTGAAGAACTGTACAGCTGATCTATAAATATCTGAATAATATCAGACACTTACTGTTCGAAGCCACCGAGTTTTAGGATAGTTTATTATGCAAGAGTAGCTGACAAAATACCCTCTACAAAAGTATCTTCTCCCTAAAGGGAGTATTATTCTCCCTAAAGGTTGGAATTAAACCTTAatctcagttttttttctttaatacccaGTTTCTAGCACAGTTTTTGGCACATCATAGGTTCTCAGTGAAGACTGAATCAAATTTACAACATCATTATTCTTTGTAATCTAACCTGTAATATTAATCATACAATTTTTTACCTACCTAGTTTCATTTTCATAACAGTAATCATTTCAGTAAAAATATATAGCGTTAATATGTGCAGAGTCCAACTTTTAATTCCTCTAGAGATTTAAGAGGTATGAAAATTTATTATAGTCATACCAGAAAGGAAAGATAAATGAGCATTAGGAACATGACTAAAGTCCTTTAATTTTAATGGGTATAAATCAACCTTCATAAATTACACTCTTTTCTACATTCTTAATTTAAGCCAAGGTCTATATAACTGaatattaaattgaaaaaattatttcatccTCTTATTCAATCTACCAAGT
This window of the Dasypus novemcinctus isolate mDasNov1 chromosome 5, mDasNov1.1.hap2, whole genome shotgun sequence genome carries:
- the RNF148 gene encoding RING finger protein 148; translation: MNLLMIYPSTHSSVSSGLLRLSIFLLLSLPDSKGKAIWTAHLNITFQVGNRIISELGESGVFGNHSPLERVSGVVVLPEGWNQNACNPMTNFSRPEQADSWLALIERGGCTFTHKINVAAEKGANGVIIYNYPGTGNKVFPMSHQGTENIVAVMIGNLKGMELLHLIQKGVYVTIIIEVGRMHMPWLSHYVMSLFTFLAATIAYLFLYCAWRPRVPNSSTRRRRQIKADVKKAIGQLQLRVLEEGDKELDPDEDNCVVCFDIYKPQDVVRILTCKHFFHKACIDPWLLAHRTCPMCKCDILKT